A window of the Rhizobium viscosum genome harbors these coding sequences:
- a CDS encoding RHE_PE00001 family protein, producing the protein MRYDIDAATLQTLLPAIAGAEDALARLDERAARSPVGQGFAARSHFFDAAGALWVAGELVHIEDLVLHDAHMDSRAPSHELTIAHSVLRTRRRIETADPSWALSPTGLGVLTASTLEGEEKTPEAVGPALIGHEPDDEDDGAPLAAELAELDALLARSQKLLDRHAGKPVAEEPEEAAPSQRDDDPLGLFGDDEWNEEERLQEWRGLIPLVEELPPSLAAAILFDAWERIEPLRRQHWLGGLLIASGLRVRGKVASHLFSFHSGLKQIRHERRRSRDRVTRLQAFLDAMRESAATGLKEIDRLSLARTQMELRFRGRRSNSSLPQLADFILSRPMVSAAMVARELGVTQRGALNLINEIGIREITGRGRYRAWGII; encoded by the coding sequence ATGCGCTACGATATCGACGCTGCAACGCTCCAGACGCTGCTTCCGGCCATCGCCGGGGCCGAGGACGCACTGGCGCGGCTAGATGAGCGGGCGGCCCGTTCCCCGGTGGGACAGGGCTTTGCCGCGCGCAGCCATTTCTTCGATGCAGCCGGCGCGCTGTGGGTGGCCGGCGAGCTCGTGCATATCGAGGATCTCGTCCTGCACGATGCTCATATGGACAGCCGCGCGCCGAGTCACGAGCTGACGATCGCCCATTCGGTGCTGCGCACCCGGCGGAGGATCGAGACGGCCGATCCCAGTTGGGCGCTCAGCCCGACCGGCCTTGGCGTGCTGACCGCGAGCACGTTGGAAGGGGAGGAGAAGACGCCGGAGGCGGTAGGTCCTGCACTGATCGGGCACGAGCCTGACGATGAGGATGACGGGGCGCCGCTTGCCGCCGAACTCGCCGAACTCGATGCCCTGCTCGCCCGCTCGCAAAAACTTCTCGACCGTCATGCCGGAAAGCCTGTTGCGGAAGAGCCAGAGGAGGCTGCGCCCTCGCAGCGCGATGACGATCCGCTCGGTCTGTTCGGCGACGACGAATGGAATGAGGAAGAACGGCTCCAGGAATGGCGTGGCCTGATCCCGCTTGTTGAAGAGCTGCCGCCCAGCCTGGCCGCAGCCATCCTCTTCGACGCCTGGGAACGGATCGAACCGCTGCGCCGCCAGCATTGGCTGGGCGGCCTGCTGATTGCCAGCGGCCTGCGTGTCAGAGGCAAGGTCGCCTCGCATCTCTTTTCTTTCCACAGCGGGCTGAAGCAGATCCGCCACGAGCGCCGGCGCTCGCGTGATCGTGTCACACGCCTGCAGGCCTTTCTCGATGCGATGCGGGAGAGTGCCGCCACCGGCCTCAAGGAGATCGATCGCCTGTCGTTGGCGCGTACGCAGATGGAGCTGCGCTTTCGCGGCCGCCGCTCGAACAGCAGCCTGCCGCAACTTGCCGACTTCATCCTGTCGCGGCCGATGGTGTCGGCCGCCATGGTCGCCCGTGAGCTTGGCGTCACGCAGCGCGGTGCGCTGAACCTGATCAACGAGATTGGCATTCGCGAGATCACCGGCCGCGGCCGCTACCGGGCCTGGGGCATCATCTGA
- the repB gene encoding plasmid partitioning protein RepB, with product MSRRDRLKGLFTDTAQELAAANFEETAARGAAGPVRTMALTLGRMEEESRAMEEALLSGEHIVELDPELIDSSFIRDRLGDEPLDLEDELVQSIAENGQEVPILVRRNPHHDGRYQVAYGHRRLQAIKLLGRKVQAVIRKLDDTDLVIAQGIENSARRNLSYIERAVFALNLELKKFDRPVIMKALSTDKTELSKLISVAKAIPADIIQAVGAAPGIGRRRWMALAQDWTDAAAARLTRLIGSSTFNAVESDRRFELLVAELSKKEEVKPESVEYDWKPVSGGKIAGRIKSSGTSFTIALKTGDAPDFGAYLSGRLDELYEAYRAGKLEAGK from the coding sequence ATGAGCAGACGAGATCGACTGAAGGGATTGTTCACCGACACTGCGCAGGAGTTGGCCGCGGCCAACTTCGAGGAAACGGCTGCGCGCGGTGCAGCCGGTCCGGTGCGCACCATGGCCCTGACACTCGGCCGCATGGAGGAAGAGAGCAGAGCGATGGAAGAAGCTCTGCTGTCCGGCGAACATATCGTCGAGCTCGATCCGGAACTGATCGATTCCTCCTTCATCCGCGATCGTCTCGGTGACGAGCCGCTCGATCTGGAAGACGAACTCGTGCAATCGATCGCCGAGAACGGCCAGGAAGTGCCGATCCTCGTGCGGCGCAATCCGCATCATGACGGGCGCTACCAGGTCGCCTATGGCCATCGCCGACTTCAGGCCATCAAGCTGCTCGGCCGCAAGGTGCAGGCGGTCATCCGCAAGCTTGACGATACAGATCTCGTCATCGCCCAGGGCATCGAAAACTCGGCGCGCCGCAACCTTTCCTATATCGAGCGCGCTGTCTTCGCACTCAATCTCGAACTGAAGAAGTTTGATCGTCCTGTTATCATGAAGGCGCTCTCGACCGACAAGACCGAACTGTCGAAGCTTATCTCCGTGGCAAAGGCTATTCCCGCCGATATCATCCAGGCCGTCGGTGCTGCACCTGGCATCGGCCGCAGACGCTGGATGGCGCTTGCCCAAGACTGGACCGACGCTGCGGCAGCGCGCCTGACGAGGCTGATTGGATCTTCCACATTCAACGCCGTAGAGAGCGATCGCCGTTTCGAGCTTCTCGTCGCCGAGCTTTCCAAGAAGGAAGAAGTCAAGCCCGAGAGTGTCGAATATGACTGGAAGCCTGTAAGCGGCGGCAAGATCGCCGGTCGCATCAAGAGTTCCGGCACATCCTTCACCATCGCCTTGAAGACTGGTGACGCACCGGATTTCGGCGCCTATCTTTCAGGCCGCCTCGACGAGCTTTATGAAGCCTACAGGGCTGGGAAGCTGGAGGCGGGGAAGTAG
- the repA gene encoding plasmid partitioning protein RepA, translated as MDNISVSTTDIRIERHATQLSRQLKLLRDRLFPPLSQKTLRTFTSGEAAQMIGVSDGYLRQLSLDGKGPQPDVSQNGRRSYTLGQINELRQHMAKIKPKDALSYLPWRRDGEKLQTIAITNFKGGSAKTTTTLYLAQHLALEGYRVLAIDLDPQASLSSLLGVQPEFDLGDGDTLYGAIRYDAHRRPLKDIIRKTYFDGLDMVPGNLELMEFEHETPRALNDRQKPEELFFRRVGNAIAEVEADYDIVVIDCPPQLGYLTLGAVCAATSLLITIHPQMVDVASMSQFLLMTSDLLSVVRKAGGDLQHDFIKYVVTRHEPFDAPQSQIVALLRSLFGDDVLTATILKSTAIADAGLTKQTLYEIEKGQVRRSTYDRALESVNAANGEIITSIHKAWGRT; from the coding sequence TTGGACAACATTAGCGTATCGACAACCGATATTCGCATCGAGCGGCACGCCACACAGCTCTCGCGCCAGTTGAAGCTGCTGCGGGACAGGCTCTTCCCGCCGCTTTCGCAAAAGACGCTACGGACATTCACCTCGGGTGAGGCGGCGCAGATGATCGGCGTCTCCGATGGCTATCTTCGCCAGCTTTCCTTGGATGGCAAGGGCCCGCAGCCGGACGTCTCGCAGAATGGCCGCCGCTCCTACACGCTCGGCCAGATCAACGAGTTGCGCCAACATATGGCGAAGATCAAGCCGAAGGATGCGCTCTCCTACCTGCCCTGGCGCCGCGACGGCGAGAAGCTGCAGACGATCGCCATCACCAATTTCAAGGGCGGCTCGGCCAAGACGACGACGACGCTTTATCTGGCGCAGCATCTGGCGCTGGAAGGCTATCGCGTTCTGGCGATCGATCTCGATCCGCAGGCCTCGCTTTCCTCCCTGCTCGGTGTCCAGCCGGAATTCGATCTCGGCGACGGCGACACGCTCTATGGTGCGATCCGCTACGATGCGCACCGGCGTCCGTTGAAGGATATTATCCGCAAAACCTATTTCGACGGTCTCGATATGGTCCCGGGCAATCTCGAACTGATGGAGTTCGAGCATGAAACGCCGCGTGCCTTGAATGATCGCCAGAAGCCGGAGGAGCTGTTCTTCCGGCGCGTCGGCAATGCAATCGCCGAGGTCGAGGCAGATTACGATATCGTCGTCATCGACTGCCCGCCACAGCTCGGCTATCTCACGCTCGGCGCCGTCTGCGCCGCCACCTCGCTCTTGATCACCATCCATCCGCAGATGGTCGATGTCGCCTCCATGTCGCAATTCTTGTTGATGACGTCCGACCTCTTGTCGGTCGTGCGCAAGGCCGGCGGCGACCTGCAGCATGATTTCATCAAATATGTCGTCACCCGCCATGAGCCTTTTGATGCGCCGCAGTCGCAGATCGTAGCACTCTTGCGCAGTCTCTTCGGGGATGATGTGCTGACGGCGACCATCCTGAAATCGACGGCCATTGCCGATGCGGGCCTGACCAAACAGACCCTTTATGAAATTGAAAAGGGGCAGGTTCGCCGCTCCACCTATGACCGGGCACTGGAATCGGTTAACGCCGCCAATGGCGAAATTATTACCAGCATCCATAAAGCATGGGGCCGCACATGA
- the cobF gene encoding precorrin-6A synthase (deacetylating), translating to MRHIHIIGVGTGNPEHLTIQAINAMNAADAVFIPTKGAAKADLAEIRREICERYLTREGVRIVEFEVPKRATKDRSYVQSVDDWHAAIAHIYEGLIGDLPENGGGAFLVWGDPSLYDSTIRIIERVRDAGACPFDYHVVPGITSIQALAASHRIPVNLVGKPVEITTGRRLTETGLTHESTVVMLDGEQAFSKINDPEAEIFWGAYLGTENEVIRSGRLGDIADDILRLRAEERQRHGWIMDIYLLRKGRDFKE from the coding sequence GTGCGGCATATCCACATTATCGGTGTCGGAACGGGCAATCCCGAACATCTGACCATCCAGGCGATCAACGCCATGAACGCGGCAGACGCGGTGTTCATCCCGACCAAGGGTGCCGCGAAGGCGGATCTTGCCGAGATTCGCAGGGAAATCTGCGAGCGATATTTGACTCGCGAAGGTGTGCGCATCGTTGAATTCGAGGTCCCGAAGCGCGCAACAAAGGACCGGAGTTACGTCCAGAGCGTAGACGACTGGCATGCTGCGATCGCCCATATCTATGAAGGACTGATCGGCGACTTGCCGGAAAACGGTGGCGGCGCCTTCCTCGTCTGGGGCGACCCGAGCCTCTATGACAGCACGATCCGCATCATCGAACGGGTACGTGACGCCGGTGCCTGCCCCTTCGACTATCATGTCGTTCCCGGCATCACCAGCATCCAGGCGCTGGCGGCAAGTCATCGCATCCCTGTCAATCTCGTCGGCAAGCCGGTCGAGATCACCACCGGCCGGCGGCTGACCGAAACGGGGCTGACGCATGAGAGCACCGTCGTCATGCTTGATGGCGAACAGGCTTTTTCGAAAATCAACGATCCCGAGGCCGAGATCTTCTGGGGTGCCTATCTCGGCACCGAGAACGAAGTGATCCGCTCAGGTCGCCTCGGCGACATAGCCGACGATATTCTCCGGCTTCGGGCCGAAGAGCGCCAGCGGCACGGCTGGATCATGGATATCTATCTCCTGCGCAAGGGACGGGACTTCAAAGAATAG
- the cobG gene encoding precorrin-3B synthase, with protein MRSAAGKILEAESPDITGMQRGACPALAAPMQTGDGLLVRLRPAGSALTISQFRQLASAAARHGNGILEITARGNLQIRGLQPGSVGPLAAEIDAAGIIVPDGVAIEISPLHGIDADEIADAADMEAMLRAKLGDLLGSPHLAPKLSILIDGGGQFSLSTLTADIRIVAQPARQWLVSIAGDDEGATPLALGGTNAAVDAVGDLLQMLIARGRRTRARDVDAAMAHARYPQIDSIRSTRPTPRKSSFVGVTRLGNGSTVLGVRLNFGQARAADLIAFLTSAESVGAREIRLAPDRGFFVIGLVETAMPAIQEAAIGHGFSVTANEPAEQIAACAGAGACASAFYDTRALASQLIDKIPALFDGSLKLHLSGCAKGCAHRRADLAIVGSAEGYSFIVNGLAADRPVARIAGERIDFAIERLARLIKDKRGASESSADCLKRLGSTGLAEALQQE; from the coding sequence ATGCGCAGCGCCGCCGGCAAGATCTTGGAAGCAGAAAGCCCTGATATAACGGGCATGCAGCGTGGCGCCTGCCCGGCGCTCGCAGCCCCCATGCAAACCGGCGACGGCCTGCTCGTTCGCCTGCGGCCGGCTGGCAGTGCACTCACGATCTCCCAATTCCGGCAATTGGCCTCGGCAGCCGCGCGACATGGAAACGGTATTCTTGAAATCACCGCCCGCGGCAATCTGCAGATCCGGGGCCTTCAACCCGGCTCGGTCGGGCCGTTGGCTGCGGAGATCGATGCCGCCGGCATCATCGTGCCTGACGGCGTGGCGATTGAAATATCGCCGCTGCATGGCATCGATGCCGACGAGATCGCCGATGCGGCGGACATGGAAGCGATGCTGCGCGCCAAGCTTGGCGACCTTCTCGGCTCGCCGCACCTTGCTCCGAAACTCTCCATCCTGATCGATGGGGGCGGTCAGTTTTCACTTTCCACTCTCACTGCCGATATTCGCATCGTCGCACAACCCGCCAGACAATGGCTGGTCTCAATAGCCGGCGACGATGAGGGCGCGACGCCATTGGCCCTTGGTGGTACGAATGCGGCTGTCGATGCGGTCGGCGATCTGCTCCAGATGCTGATTGCGCGCGGCAGGCGGACACGCGCCCGCGACGTCGACGCAGCAATGGCGCATGCCCGTTATCCGCAGATCGATAGCATCCGATCCACTCGTCCAACGCCAAGGAAATCGTCTTTCGTTGGCGTCACGAGACTGGGGAATGGCAGCACGGTACTCGGCGTGCGCCTGAACTTCGGCCAGGCAAGGGCCGCCGATCTGATCGCCTTTCTCACCTCAGCCGAAAGCGTCGGCGCAAGGGAAATCCGGCTGGCTCCGGATCGTGGTTTCTTCGTGATTGGTCTGGTCGAGACGGCAATGCCGGCTATTCAAGAAGCGGCCATCGGTCACGGCTTCAGCGTCACGGCGAACGAGCCGGCCGAGCAGATTGCTGCCTGCGCCGGAGCGGGGGCCTGTGCTTCGGCCTTCTACGATACCAGGGCTCTCGCCAGCCAGTTGATCGACAAAATTCCCGCGCTCTTCGACGGCTCGCTGAAGCTTCACCTTTCCGGCTGTGCGAAAGGTTGCGCGCATCGGCGTGCCGATCTGGCGATTGTTGGGTCGGCCGAAGGTTACAGCTTTATCGTCAACGGGCTCGCGGCAGACAGACCCGTTGCAAGGATTGCTGGCGAACGGATCGATTTCGCTATAGAGAGGCTCGCCCGGCTGATCAAAGACAAAAGAGGCGCCAGCGAGTCGAGTGCCGATTGCCTGAAAAGGCTTGGGTCCACAGGCCTCGCCGAGGCGCTGCAACAGGAATAG
- a CDS encoding precorrin-8X methylmutase: MPDYDYIRSGDAIYERSFAIIRSEADLSRFSPEEADIAVRMIHACGLVEASQNFVFSPDFVHAARVALQDGAPIFCDAEMVAHGVTRARLPARNDVICTLHDPRTHELARETGNTRSAAAIHLWLDRLAGSVVAIGNAPTALFHLLELLGDGAPKPAAIIGMPVGFVGAAESKDALAENSYGVPYAIVRGRLGGSAMTAAAINALSRPGL; the protein is encoded by the coding sequence ATGCCAGACTACGATTATATCCGCAGCGGAGACGCAATCTACGAGCGCTCCTTCGCAATCATTCGCAGCGAAGCCGATCTGTCGCGTTTTTCGCCCGAAGAGGCCGATATCGCTGTTCGCATGATCCACGCCTGCGGCCTGGTCGAGGCGTCACAGAATTTCGTCTTCTCGCCTGATTTCGTTCATGCGGCGCGCGTCGCCCTGCAGGATGGGGCACCGATCTTCTGCGATGCGGAGATGGTGGCGCATGGCGTGACCCGCGCCCGCCTTCCGGCCAGGAACGACGTGATCTGCACCCTGCATGATCCGCGCACCCACGAGCTTGCCCGTGAGACCGGCAATACCCGCTCGGCGGCTGCCATTCATCTCTGGCTCGACCGGCTCGCAGGCAGTGTGGTTGCGATCGGTAATGCGCCGACGGCACTCTTCCATCTCCTCGAGCTGTTAGGAGATGGTGCGCCGAAACCGGCAGCGATCATCGGCATGCCGGTCGGCTTTGTCGGCGCGGCCGAATCCAAGGATGCGCTTGCCGAAAATTCCTATGGCGTTCCCTATGCGATCGTGCGCGGCCGGCTCGGTGGCAGCGCCATGACGGCGGCGGCCATCAATGCGCTGTCGAGGCCCGGCCTATGA
- a CDS encoding precorrin-2 C(20)-methyltransferase — translation MSGRLIGVGTGPGDPELLTVKAVRAIEGADVIAYFAKQGRGGNGKAIVEHLLKPGIELLPLYYPVTTELDKGDPLYQRRITDFYNASADAVAQHLEAGRTVAVLSEGDPLFYGSYMHLHVRLSQRYPTDVIPGISAMSGCWSLAGMPIVQGDDVLSVLPGTMGEQELARRLADTEAAVIMKVGRNLPKIRRALKAAGRLGDALYVERGTMANAAMVKLAERGEGEAPYFSLVLVPGWEARR, via the coding sequence ATGAGCGGCCGTCTGATCGGCGTCGGCACTGGACCCGGCGATCCGGAGCTCCTGACCGTCAAGGCCGTGCGCGCCATCGAGGGTGCCGACGTGATTGCCTATTTCGCCAAACAGGGCAGGGGCGGTAACGGCAAGGCGATCGTCGAGCATCTGCTGAAGCCCGGCATCGAGCTGCTGCCGCTCTATTATCCTGTTACAACCGAGCTCGACAAAGGCGACCCGCTCTACCAGCGCCGCATCACCGATTTCTATAATGCATCCGCCGATGCCGTTGCCCAGCATCTCGAGGCCGGCCGCACTGTCGCCGTCCTCAGCGAAGGCGACCCGCTCTTCTACGGCTCCTATATGCATCTGCATGTGCGGCTGTCGCAGCGCTATCCGACCGACGTCATTCCCGGCATCAGCGCCATGTCCGGCTGCTGGTCTTTGGCAGGCATGCCGATCGTTCAGGGCGACGACGTGCTGTCGGTCCTGCCGGGCACGATGGGCGAGCAGGAACTGGCCCGCCGTCTTGCCGATACCGAGGCTGCCGTGATCATGAAAGTCGGCCGCAACCTGCCGAAGATCCGCCGCGCACTGAAGGCGGCCGGACGTCTTGGCGACGCTCTCTATGTCGAACGCGGCACCATGGCGAATGCCGCGATGGTCAAGCTTGCCGAGCGCGGCGAGGGCGAGGCACCCTATTTCTCGCTCGTGCTGGTCCCCGGTTGGGAGGCCCGACGATGA
- a CDS encoding precorrin-3B C(17)-methyltransferase, protein MSGRLFVIGTGPGNPEQMTPEALAAVETATDFFGYGPYLDRLTLRADQTRHASDNREELDRAGAALTLAAKGADVCVVSGGDPGVFAMAAAVCEAIDKGSAEWRGVDLTVLPGITAMLAVAARVGAPLGHDFCVLSLSDNLKPWSVIENRLALAAQAGFVIALYNPISKARPWQLGTAFELLRRHLPAATPVIFGRAAGRPDERITVQPLEKADAAIADMATCVIIGSPETRVIAREGRPDLIYTPRFMAGETR, encoded by the coding sequence ATGAGCGGGCGGCTGTTCGTGATCGGCACCGGTCCCGGCAATCCGGAGCAGATGACGCCGGAAGCGCTGGCCGCGGTTGAAACGGCCACTGATTTCTTCGGCTACGGTCCCTATCTCGACCGGCTGACGCTGCGTGCCGACCAGACCCGCCATGCCTCCGACAACCGAGAGGAACTGGACCGGGCAGGGGCCGCCTTGACGCTCGCCGCCAAGGGCGCCGATGTCTGCGTCGTCTCGGGCGGGGATCCCGGCGTCTTTGCGATGGCCGCCGCCGTCTGCGAAGCGATCGACAAGGGATCGGCAGAATGGCGCGGCGTCGATCTCACCGTTCTTCCCGGCATCACCGCCATGCTGGCGGTTGCCGCGCGTGTCGGTGCGCCGCTCGGGCATGACTTCTGTGTCCTGTCGCTATCGGATAATCTGAAGCCCTGGAGTGTCATCGAAAACCGTCTGGCGCTTGCGGCACAAGCCGGCTTCGTCATTGCCCTCTATAATCCGATCAGCAAGGCTCGACCCTGGCAGCTCGGCACGGCCTTCGAACTCTTACGCCGGCATCTGCCTGCCGCCACACCCGTCATCTTCGGCCGCGCGGCCGGACGGCCCGACGAGCGGATCACTGTGCAGCCGCTGGAAAAGGCCGATGCCGCCATTGCCGATATGGCGACCTGCGTGATCATTGGTTCACCGGAGACGAGGGTGATCGCCCGGGAGGGTCGGCCGGACCTTATCTATACGCCGCGTTTCATGGCCGGGGAGACGAGATGA
- a CDS encoding cobalt-precorrin-6A reductase, whose amino-acid sequence MEKTRILILGGTSEARRLAAALATREDLDILLSLAGRTEAHAQQPVPVRIGGFGGAEGLANFLREGGYHLLIDATHPFAERISANAATAAERTGTRALAIVRPEWVPEAGDHWHIVADIPAAIVALGPAPRRVFLTTGRQGAHHAEVAPQHFYLVRSVDPVDPPLALADVEYILDRGPFTLESEIDLLRQHRIDAVITKNSGGTAAYAKIEAARLLGIKVVVIARAPIAALTSVETVEAALEAIDHLVSPAMKRGV is encoded by the coding sequence ATGGAGAAGACCCGTATTCTGATCCTCGGCGGCACCAGCGAGGCGCGCAGGCTTGCCGCTGCGCTTGCCACGCGGGAAGACCTCGACATTCTCCTGTCGCTGGCTGGCCGCACAGAGGCTCACGCCCAGCAGCCGGTTCCCGTCCGCATTGGCGGCTTCGGCGGTGCGGAGGGTCTTGCGAACTTCCTGAGGGAAGGAGGCTATCACCTTCTGATCGATGCCACCCATCCTTTCGCCGAACGCATATCCGCCAATGCCGCAACTGCTGCTGAACGTACCGGAACCCGCGCACTCGCGATCGTCCGTCCGGAGTGGGTACCCGAAGCTGGCGATCACTGGCATATTGTAGCGGATATTCCGGCGGCGATTGTAGCCCTTGGGCCCGCCCCGCGCCGCGTCTTTCTGACGACTGGCCGCCAGGGGGCCCATCATGCCGAGGTCGCGCCCCAACATTTCTATCTGGTCCGCAGCGTCGATCCCGTCGATCCGCCGCTCGCCCTTGCCGACGTCGAGTATATTCTCGATCGCGGTCCCTTCACGCTCGAGAGCGAAATCGATCTTCTGCGGCAGCACCGTATCGATGCCGTCATCACCAAGAACAGCGGCGGCACGGCGGCCTATGCCAAGATCGAGGCGGCCCGCCTGCTTGGCATCAAGGTTGTCGTGATCGCCCGCGCGCCCATTGCCGCCCTGACGTCGGTCGAAACGGTGGAAGCGGCGCTCGAAGCAATCGATCATCTCGTCTCCCCGGCCATGAAACGCGGCGTATAG
- the cbiE gene encoding precorrin-6y C5,15-methyltransferase (decarboxylating) subunit CbiE, which yields MSDMSPTGPHWLTLIGIGEDGPAGLGAEAKRLISAAPAVFGGVRHLELADALITGERLTWQSPFEKSVEAIEARRGTPVVVLASGDPFLYGVGATLSRRIAAHEMSTIPAPSAFSLAAARLGWPLQETACVSLHGRPLDLIRPHLHAGKHILALTSDEKGPQALANLLVANGFAETRLTVLEALGGERERIRSATAAGFNLDTIDPLNVCALEVAAGKAARILPHAPGLDDALFEHDGQITKQEIRAITISALSPRHGELLWDIGAGSGSIGIEWMLADPSLRAIAIEQAPERAARIARNAASFGVPQLALVEGTASEALTGLPAPDAIFIGGGGSEAGVMDAAIAALKRGGRLVANAVTLEMEGMLLAEYAARGGTLTKIEIARAAPVGGMSGWRPAMPVTQWRWIKE from the coding sequence ATGTCTGATATGTCTCCCACCGGCCCGCACTGGCTCACTCTTATCGGCATCGGCGAGGATGGTCCAGCGGGCCTCGGCGCAGAGGCTAAGCGCCTGATTTCTGCCGCACCCGCCGTCTTCGGCGGCGTGCGCCATCTTGAGCTTGCCGATGCACTGATTACTGGCGAGCGTCTCACCTGGCAGAGCCCCTTCGAAAAATCGGTCGAGGCGATCGAGGCTCGGCGCGGCACGCCCGTCGTCGTGCTGGCCTCGGGCGATCCCTTCCTCTATGGCGTCGGGGCGACGCTGTCGCGTCGGATCGCGGCACACGAGATGAGCACCATTCCCGCGCCATCCGCGTTCAGCCTCGCCGCCGCGCGTCTCGGCTGGCCGCTGCAGGAGACGGCCTGTGTATCGCTGCATGGACGCCCGCTCGATCTCATCCGCCCGCACCTGCATGCCGGCAAGCATATTCTGGCCCTGACCTCGGACGAGAAGGGGCCGCAGGCGCTTGCGAATTTGCTTGTCGCCAACGGCTTTGCCGAGACACGGCTAACGGTTCTGGAAGCACTTGGCGGCGAGCGGGAACGCATCCGCAGCGCCACAGCCGCGGGATTTAATCTCGACACGATCGATCCGCTGAATGTCTGCGCCCTCGAAGTGGCGGCGGGGAAAGCAGCACGCATCCTGCCCCATGCTCCGGGTCTCGACGACGCGCTCTTCGAGCATGACGGACAGATCACCAAACAGGAGATCCGCGCCATTACGATCTCGGCGCTGTCGCCACGTCATGGCGAACTTCTCTGGGATATCGGCGCAGGCTCCGGATCAATCGGCATCGAATGGATGCTGGCCGATCCGTCTCTGAGAGCAATCGCCATCGAACAGGCGCCGGAACGGGCTGCCCGCATTGCTCGCAATGCCGCAAGCTTCGGCGTGCCGCAGCTTGCCCTTGTCGAAGGCACCGCATCCGAAGCACTTACCGGTTTGCCGGCACCGGACGCGATCTTCATCGGCGGTGGCGGCAGCGAGGCTGGCGTCATGGATGCAGCGATCGCGGCTTTGAAGCGGGGAGGGCGGCTCGTTGCCAATGCCGTGACGTTGGAAATGGAAGGGATGCTCTTGGCCGAATATGCGGCACGTGGCGGCACGCTGACGAAGATCGAAATCGCGCGTGCTGCGCCCGTCGGCGGCATGAGCGGCTGGCGGCCGGCCATGCCCGTCACGCAATGGCGCTGGATCAAGGAATAG
- the cobM gene encoding precorrin-4 C(11)-methyltransferase produces the protein MVVHFIGAGPGAADLITVRGRDLIGKCPVCLYAGSIVSPELLQYCPTGARIIDTAPMSLDEIEVEYLDAANAGQDVARLHSGDLSVWSAVAEQVRRLEKHGIAYTMTPGVPAFAAAASALGRELTIPAVAQSLVLTRVSGRASPMPNEETLAKFGATGATLAIHLAIHALAEVVTELTPLYGADCPVAIVVKATWPDERILRGTLADIEEKVAAEPIERTAIIFVGRSLASQDFRESSLYDPAYQRRFRGRE, from the coding sequence ATGGTGGTTCATTTCATCGGCGCCGGACCGGGTGCAGCAGATCTCATCACGGTGCGCGGACGCGACCTCATCGGCAAATGCCCGGTCTGCCTTTATGCCGGCTCCATCGTTTCGCCCGAGCTCCTGCAATATTGCCCGACGGGGGCGCGCATCATCGATACCGCGCCGATGTCGCTCGACGAGATCGAAGTCGAATATCTTGATGCCGCAAATGCCGGCCAGGATGTGGCGCGGCTGCATTCGGGCGATCTCTCTGTCTGGAGCGCGGTAGCCGAACAGGTTCGCCGGCTGGAGAAGCATGGCATCGCCTATACGATGACGCCGGGTGTCCCGGCCTTTGCGGCAGCGGCCTCAGCACTCGGCCGCGAGCTGACGATCCCCGCCGTGGCGCAAAGCCTCGTGCTGACGCGCGTATCGGGCCGCGCCTCGCCGATGCCGAACGAGGAAACCTTGGCGAAGTTCGGCGCGACGGGGGCAACGCTGGCGATCCATCTCGCCATCCACGCGCTGGCTGAGGTCGTTACGGAGCTGACGCCGCTCTATGGCGCCGATTGCCCCGTCGCCATCGTCGTGAAAGCCACTTGGCCGGACGAGCGTATCCTTCGCGGCACGCTCGCCGATATCGAGGAAAAGGTGGCGGCCGAACCGATCGAGCGCACGGCCATCATCTTCGTCGGCCGCTCGCTTGCATCACAGGATTTTCGCGAAAGCTCACTCTACGACCCTGCCTACCAGCGCCGCTTCCGCGGCCGCGAATAG